One genomic segment of Nocardioides cavernaquae includes these proteins:
- a CDS encoding spermidine synthase, translating into MTTDNALRTIPVARVHPVAVLYTATAFTGAALLFLVEPMAARLLLPSYGGAASVWATCTLFFQVVLLLGYVFVHVTSRFGPRRQPLIMVPLLVLPLLVLPLALPADAAPESSPVWWLLRTLVIMVGLPFAVLTTTGPVLQRWYSWLDVPRAHDPYFLYAASNVGSFVGLLAYPFAVEPHLALHEQRMWWSAAFVVFLGLVTTCGLTAFRGRRTAEAAPRTARPSTRTMLIWLALAFLPSSLMLGVTAHITTDVAPIPLLWVMPLAIYLATFVVAFGGRGRRRPARMATIALVLVIGTRAMTFAEQSLPLPLTVGAHLAMLAVVAYVAHAILAADRPPADHLTLFFVVISIGGALGGLLNGLVAPLVFDRVIEYSLVLAGVPLLWLAVGATRWIALSMAALLVVGSFTTLQRGEVLARSRTFYGSYVVIEQSDRVDFGHGTTVHGFQSTQPGKRNEPTAYYARSGPLADVFEHFGSLARDITAVGLGAGTMAAYGSRGQKMRFIEIDPEVIRLASDTRNFTFLSASAADVEMIAGDGRLKVAELPPASTDLLVLDAFSSDAVPVHLLTAEAFAEYASRVRPGGAIVVHISNNYFDLRGVVAGAAAGLGWDSAIGQGGEKPLGRLSVWVTLSPDGGLADVLTDESGWAPLDGAPRDAWTDDHASLLDVLR; encoded by the coding sequence GTGACCACCGACAACGCGCTCAGGACGATTCCGGTGGCACGCGTTCATCCGGTGGCCGTGCTCTATACGGCAACCGCGTTCACCGGCGCGGCGCTGCTGTTCCTGGTCGAGCCGATGGCGGCGCGCCTGCTCCTTCCGTCGTACGGCGGCGCGGCAAGCGTGTGGGCGACATGCACTCTGTTCTTCCAGGTGGTGCTGCTTCTCGGCTACGTCTTCGTCCACGTCACCTCACGATTCGGACCACGCCGGCAACCGTTGATCATGGTGCCGCTGCTGGTGTTGCCGCTGCTGGTGCTCCCGCTCGCCCTGCCAGCCGACGCCGCTCCCGAGTCGTCACCTGTGTGGTGGCTGCTGCGGACCCTCGTGATCATGGTCGGACTGCCATTCGCGGTGCTGACGACGACCGGACCCGTGCTCCAGCGTTGGTACTCGTGGCTCGACGTCCCTCGCGCTCACGACCCGTACTTCCTCTATGCGGCCAGCAACGTCGGGAGTTTCGTCGGCCTGCTCGCCTATCCCTTCGCTGTCGAGCCGCACCTGGCCCTCCACGAGCAGCGGATGTGGTGGTCGGCTGCCTTCGTCGTCTTTCTGGGGCTGGTGACCACGTGCGGGCTGACCGCCTTCCGCGGTCGACGCACTGCTGAGGCAGCGCCGCGCACAGCACGTCCCTCCACCCGCACGATGCTGATCTGGCTGGCGCTCGCGTTTCTGCCGTCGTCGCTGATGCTCGGCGTGACTGCACACATCACCACCGACGTCGCGCCGATCCCGCTCCTGTGGGTCATGCCGCTGGCCATCTACCTGGCAACCTTCGTGGTCGCCTTCGGGGGTCGGGGGCGTCGCCGTCCGGCCCGCATGGCCACGATCGCGCTGGTGCTCGTGATCGGGACCCGCGCGATGACGTTTGCGGAGCAGTCACTTCCGCTTCCGTTGACGGTGGGGGCACACCTGGCGATGCTCGCGGTCGTTGCCTACGTGGCTCACGCCATCCTGGCTGCGGATCGTCCACCCGCCGATCACCTCACCTTGTTCTTCGTGGTGATCTCCATCGGTGGCGCTCTGGGTGGACTCCTCAACGGGCTAGTAGCGCCCTTGGTCTTCGACCGGGTGATCGAGTACTCGCTGGTCCTTGCCGGTGTTCCACTGTTGTGGCTCGCCGTGGGAGCAACCCGCTGGATCGCGCTGTCGATGGCCGCGCTGCTGGTGGTCGGATCGTTCACGACGCTCCAGCGTGGCGAGGTGCTCGCGCGTTCCCGGACCTTCTATGGCTCGTATGTAGTGATCGAGCAATCAGACCGGGTCGATTTCGGGCACGGCACGACGGTCCATGGATTCCAGTCGACACAGCCGGGGAAGCGCAACGAACCGACGGCCTACTACGCGCGCAGCGGCCCGCTGGCAGACGTCTTCGAGCACTTCGGCTCGCTGGCGAGAGACATCACCGCCGTCGGGCTGGGCGCAGGCACCATGGCGGCGTACGGCTCGAGAGGCCAGAAGATGCGGTTCATCGAGATCGACCCCGAGGTCATTCGCCTGGCGAGCGACACCCGCAACTTCACCTTCTTGTCCGCCTCCGCGGCAGATGTCGAGATGATCGCCGGCGATGGTCGGCTCAAGGTGGCTGAGCTTCCGCCGGCGTCGACTGACCTTCTGGTCCTCGACGCGTTCAGCTCCGATGCGGTGCCGGTCCACCTGCTGACCGCCGAGGCGTTTGCGGAGTATGCCTCCCGGGTCCGTCCCGGCGGCGCGATCGTCGTCCACATCAGCAACAACTACTTCGACCTCCGCGGGGTTGTCGCCGGGGCAGCCGCCGGTCTTGGCTGGGATTCAGCGATCGGACAGGGCGGTGAGAAGCCTCTAGGGAGGCTGTCGGTGTGGGTGACGCTCAGCCCCGACGGCGGTCTGGCGGATGTCCTCACCGACGAATCCGGCTGGGCGCCGCTTGATGGAGCGCCGCGTGATGCCTGGACCGACGACCACGCGTCGCTACTGGACGT
- a CDS encoding Lrp/AsnC family transcriptional regulator, whose protein sequence is MITAIVLIKADVSRIPQVAEAVADIEGVSEVYSVTGRTDLIAMVRVKEHEQLSNVVAEKLRSVDGITDTETHIAYRAYSKVDLEATFDLGLD, encoded by the coding sequence ATGATCACCGCCATCGTGCTCATCAAGGCCGACGTCTCCCGCATTCCTCAGGTCGCTGAGGCAGTCGCTGACATCGAGGGTGTCTCGGAGGTCTACTCCGTCACCGGACGCACCGACCTCATCGCGATGGTGCGGGTGAAGGAGCACGAGCAGCTCTCCAACGTCGTCGCCGAGAAGCTGCGTTCAGTCGACGGCATCACGGACACCGAGACGCACATCGCCTACCGGGCCTACTCCAAGGTCGACCTCGAAGCCACCTTCGACCTCGGCCTGGACTGA
- the trpD gene encoding anthranilate phosphoribosyltransferase has product MTHSWPDVLATLVTRTDLSAEQSAWAMGEVLSGEATPAQIAGFVIALRTKGETVEEVSGLLDAMYSHATPLEIDGRALDIVGTGGDRTFSVNISSMAAIVAAGAGARIVKHGNRSASSKSGSADVLEALGVRLDLTPDQVVSVLDKAGITFAFAPTFHSAMRHTAVPRRELGIGTIFNFLGPLANPARPAAQAIGCADLGMAPVMAGVFADRGVDAWVFRGDDGLDELTTTTTSTIWRVHEGVVEKIALDPTALGLPLATVEDLRGGDTAHNADVVRRLLDGETGPVRDAVVLNAGAALAIYDTVGGDVLEKIAAGMERASAAIDSGAAAGSLEKWVAACASV; this is encoded by the coding sequence ATGACGCACAGCTGGCCCGACGTCCTCGCCACCCTGGTCACCCGCACGGACCTGTCTGCCGAGCAGTCGGCCTGGGCCATGGGCGAGGTCCTCTCCGGTGAGGCCACTCCGGCACAGATCGCGGGGTTCGTGATCGCGCTGCGCACCAAGGGCGAGACTGTCGAGGAGGTCTCCGGCCTGCTCGACGCGATGTACTCCCACGCCACGCCCCTGGAGATCGACGGCCGAGCGCTCGACATCGTCGGCACTGGCGGTGACCGCACCTTCTCCGTGAACATCTCCTCGATGGCGGCCATCGTCGCCGCGGGTGCCGGTGCCCGGATCGTCAAGCACGGCAACCGTTCGGCATCCTCCAAGTCCGGCTCCGCCGACGTGCTGGAAGCCCTCGGCGTCCGGCTCGACCTCACGCCCGACCAGGTGGTCTCGGTGCTCGACAAGGCCGGGATCACCTTCGCGTTCGCGCCGACCTTCCACTCCGCGATGCGCCACACGGCCGTCCCGCGCCGCGAGCTCGGCATCGGCACGATCTTCAACTTCCTCGGTCCGCTCGCCAACCCGGCCCGTCCTGCTGCCCAGGCGATCGGCTGCGCCGACCTGGGGATGGCTCCCGTCATGGCCGGTGTCTTCGCCGACCGCGGCGTGGACGCCTGGGTCTTCCGCGGTGACGACGGCCTCGACGAGCTGACCACGACCACCACCTCCACGATCTGGCGTGTGCACGAGGGCGTCGTCGAGAAGATCGCCCTCGACCCGACCGCGCTGGGTCTGCCGCTGGCGACCGTCGAGGACCTGCGCGGTGGCGACACCGCCCACAACGCCGATGTCGTGCGCCGCCTGCTCGATGGCGAGACGGGACCGGTCCGCGACGCGGTGGTCCTCAACGCCGGGGCGGCGCTGGCGATCTACGACACCGTCGGTGGCGACGTACTCGAGAAGATCGCGGCGGGCATGGAGCGTGCTTCGGCAGCGATCGACTCGGGCGCGGCCGCCGGCTCCCTCGAGAAGTGGGTCGCTGCCTGCGCCTCGGTCTGA
- a CDS encoding OsmC family protein, which produces MDAGELRAAQAPLKERYREDPASAVTPVHATGDFGDEGITATIDGFAGPVRAGLHRATGGDGSDACSGDMLMEAVLGCAGVTLRSVATAMGISIRSASLVAESAFDARGTLGVDRSVPVGVGPITVTATFDTDADQATLDRLGSLAERYCVVGQSLATPPTIVVRRAGGPLTSGA; this is translated from the coding sequence GTGGATGCCGGTGAGCTGCGCGCGGCGCAGGCGCCGCTCAAGGAGCGCTATCGCGAGGATCCGGCCTCGGCGGTGACGCCGGTGCACGCCACGGGCGACTTCGGCGACGAGGGCATCACCGCCACGATCGACGGTTTCGCCGGTCCCGTGCGCGCTGGTCTGCACCGCGCCACCGGGGGCGACGGCTCGGATGCCTGCAGCGGCGACATGCTGATGGAGGCCGTCCTCGGCTGCGCCGGCGTCACGCTCCGCAGCGTCGCGACCGCCATGGGCATCTCGATCCGGTCCGCTTCCCTGGTGGCCGAGAGCGCGTTCGATGCGCGCGGCACGCTCGGTGTCGACCGGTCCGTGCCGGTGGGAGTCGGGCCGATCACGGTCACGGCGACGTTCGACACCGACGCGGACCAGGCCACCCTCGATCGCCTCGGGTCGCTGGCCGAGCGCTACTGCGTGGTGGGGCAGTCGCTGGCGACGCCGCCGACCATCGTCGTACGCCGTGCGGGCGGTCCACTAACCTCAGGCGCATGA
- a CDS encoding response regulator transcription factor, whose amino-acid sequence MSQITTLKVLVYSDDSTTRRQVLLALGSRPHPDLPELEYVEVATEPVVIQQLDSGRIDLAILDGEAVPAGGLGIARQLKDEIHNCPPLLVLTGRPQDAWLATWSRADAAVPQPLDPIQLAEVVVRLLRARVPAAG is encoded by the coding sequence GTGAGCCAGATCACGACTTTGAAGGTCCTCGTCTACAGCGACGACTCCACGACCCGCCGCCAGGTGCTCCTCGCGCTCGGATCGCGGCCGCACCCTGACCTGCCCGAGCTCGAGTACGTCGAGGTCGCGACCGAGCCGGTGGTGATCCAGCAGCTCGACTCGGGCCGGATCGACCTGGCCATCCTCGACGGTGAGGCCGTGCCGGCCGGTGGGCTCGGCATCGCCCGCCAGCTCAAGGACGAGATCCACAACTGTCCGCCGCTGCTGGTGCTGACCGGCCGGCCGCAGGACGCGTGGCTGGCCACCTGGTCGCGTGCCGATGCGGCAGTGCCCCAGCCGCTCGACCCGATCCAGCTGGCCGAGGTCGTGGTCCGGCTGCTCCGCGCTCGCGTCCCCGCGGCCGGCTGA
- a CDS encoding cytochrome c oxidase assembly protein, which yields MLLPLVASAPDLPRFTLERVFTEWSLDPFLFVATVWAAGLYLWGVAVLRRRGDHWPIGRTLSFVVVGMGAFFFATSSGISAYDTTLLSVHMVQHMILAMVVPLALALGAPVTLALRTLPGTSTRGPRHWLLAVLHSKVVAVLSFPPVTLGLYIVSPWALYFSGWYDAALSSAYVHEMMHVHLVLVGSLFFWPLLGIDPVPGRVAWPFRLLMVFLTLPFHAFLGVTIMAQKELIGGAHYEALREGPMGAWLPSVADDQQLAGGILWAAGDVVGLIFFAVLFTQWVRDSMKEAAREDRRLDLLERRDTMRE from the coding sequence GTGCTCCTTCCCCTCGTCGCCAGCGCTCCCGACCTCCCCAGATTCACGCTGGAGCGGGTGTTCACGGAGTGGTCACTCGACCCATTCCTCTTCGTCGCGACCGTGTGGGCTGCCGGCCTCTATCTCTGGGGTGTCGCCGTCCTGCGCCGCCGTGGAGACCACTGGCCGATCGGCCGGACCCTCTCGTTCGTGGTCGTCGGCATGGGTGCGTTCTTCTTCGCGACCTCGTCGGGGATCTCGGCGTACGACACGACGCTGCTGAGCGTCCACATGGTCCAGCACATGATCCTGGCGATGGTCGTCCCGCTCGCGCTCGCGCTCGGTGCCCCCGTGACACTGGCCCTGCGCACGCTGCCCGGGACCTCGACCCGGGGACCGCGGCACTGGCTGCTTGCGGTGCTCCACTCGAAGGTGGTCGCGGTGCTGTCGTTCCCGCCGGTCACCCTCGGCCTCTACATCGTCTCGCCGTGGGCCCTCTACTTCTCCGGCTGGTACGACGCGGCGCTGAGCTCGGCGTACGTCCACGAGATGATGCACGTCCACCTGGTGCTGGTCGGATCGCTCTTCTTCTGGCCCCTGCTCGGCATCGACCCGGTGCCCGGGCGTGTGGCGTGGCCGTTCCGCCTGTTGATGGTCTTTCTCACACTGCCGTTCCATGCCTTCCTGGGCGTCACGATCATGGCCCAGAAGGAGCTGATCGGCGGCGCGCACTACGAGGCGCTGCGCGAGGGGCCGATGGGCGCCTGGCTTCCCTCGGTGGCCGATGACCAGCAGCTCGCGGGCGGCATCCTGTGGGCTGCGGGCGATGTGGTGGGCCTGATCTTCTTCGCGGTCCTCTTCACGCAGTGGGTGCGCGACTCGATGAAGGAGGCGGCGCGCGAGGATCGGCGCCTCGACCTGCTGGAGCGCAGGGATACGATGCGCGAGTGA
- a CDS encoding cytochrome c oxidase subunit 3 — protein sequence MAPVATATAIPASRLHGHHDRPSMVSVGTIIWLSSELMFFAALFASYFTIRAQLPGLWADKTELLNVPFSTTNTIILVLSSVTCQWGVFAAERGQVGRGGAIWHFWGKTQGWGLREWFILTYLMGAVFIGGQALEYAELIHEGLTIPSDAYGTVFYLTTGFHGLHVTGGLIAFLFVLGRTYLARRFTHEQAVTAIVVSYYWHFVDVVWIGLFLTIYVIK from the coding sequence ATGGCGCCCGTGGCGACAGCAACTGCGATTCCGGCATCCCGTCTGCACGGGCATCACGACCGTCCGAGCATGGTCTCGGTGGGCACGATCATCTGGCTCTCCTCCGAGCTGATGTTCTTCGCTGCCCTCTTCGCGTCGTACTTCACGATCAGGGCACAGCTCCCGGGTCTGTGGGCGGACAAGACGGAGCTCCTCAACGTCCCGTTCTCCACGACGAACACCATCATCCTGGTGCTCTCCTCGGTCACCTGCCAGTGGGGCGTCTTCGCCGCTGAGCGTGGTCAGGTGGGCCGTGGTGGCGCAATCTGGCACTTCTGGGGCAAGACCCAGGGCTGGGGCCTGCGCGAGTGGTTCATCCTCACGTACCTCATGGGCGCCGTCTTCATCGGTGGCCAGGCGCTCGAGTACGCCGAGCTCATCCACGAGGGCCTGACCATCCCCTCTGACGCCTACGGCACGGTCTTCTACCTCACCACCGGTTTCCACGGTCTGCACGTCACCGGTGGTCTCATCGCTTTCCTGTTCGTCCTCGGACGGACCTACCTGGCGCGCCGCTTCACTCACGAGCAGGCAGTCACCGCGATCGTCGTGTCCTACTACTGGCACTTCGTCGATGTGGTGTGGATCGGTCTCTTCCTGACCATCTACGTCATCAAGTAA
- a CDS encoding c-type cytochrome codes for MRLLNRSAGRISRHRRGPFAGLLVIALGLLVMGGFFAAFAPANAEEGSDGLSQQEKIDAGRKLFLLSCATCHGQNGEGVLTQDGKGNLGPSLAGVGAAAVHFQVETGRMPMVQPGKQALRKPDVFSAEEVEYLAAYVASMGPGPAEPAQEEYDLDAVAGLSDDDRRAAIVRGGQLFLTNCTACHNFDGSGGAMPWGKFAPKLKGVDEKHIYEAMLTGPQQMPVFPNAALTPEDKRDIIAYLESIEDREQTPSYGGFGMGGLGPVSEGLFAWLVGIGGLVGFAYWIAAHTARSEKKEEA; via the coding sequence GTGCGACTCCTGAATCGCTCCGCTGGACGAATCTCGCGGCACCGCCGCGGGCCGTTCGCGGGCCTGCTCGTCATCGCGCTCGGGCTGCTGGTCATGGGCGGCTTCTTCGCCGCCTTCGCTCCTGCGAACGCGGAAGAGGGCTCCGACGGCCTCTCCCAGCAGGAGAAGATCGACGCCGGCCGCAAGCTCTTCCTGCTCTCCTGCGCCACCTGCCACGGGCAGAACGGCGAAGGCGTCCTGACCCAGGACGGCAAGGGCAACCTCGGCCCGTCCCTCGCTGGTGTCGGTGCCGCTGCAGTCCACTTCCAGGTGGAGACCGGCCGCATGCCGATGGTCCAGCCGGGCAAGCAGGCGCTGCGCAAGCCCGACGTCTTCTCCGCCGAGGAAGTCGAGTACCTCGCGGCGTACGTCGCCTCGATGGGCCCCGGCCCGGCCGAGCCCGCGCAGGAGGAGTACGACCTCGACGCTGTCGCGGGTCTCTCCGACGACGACCGGCGCGCTGCGATCGTCCGCGGCGGCCAGCTGTTCCTCACGAACTGCACCGCCTGCCACAACTTCGACGGCTCCGGCGGCGCCATGCCGTGGGGCAAGTTCGCCCCGAAGCTCAAGGGCGTCGATGAGAAGCACATCTACGAGGCCATGCTGACCGGCCCGCAGCAGATGCCGGTGTTCCCCAACGCCGCACTCACCCCCGAGGACAAGCGGGACATCATCGCCTACCTCGAGTCGATCGAGGACCGGGAGCAGACCCCGTCCTACGGCGGCTTCGGCATGGGTGGCCTCGGCCCCGTGTCCGAGGGTCTGTTCGCCTGGCTGGTGGGCATCGGTGGACTGGTGGGCTTCGCCTACTGGATCGCTGCCCACACCGCGCGCTCTGAGAAGAAGGAAGAAGCGTGA
- a CDS encoding Rieske 2Fe-2S domain-containing protein, translating into MANPGLPAHLPRPTDVDPGAERRAERQVAAMFLLSMLSAVLFVVSYYTFDIKDEHDTFMGLGSSTLFLGLTLGFALLLIGVGVIHWARKLMGDHEISELRHPAASSEEDRAQVLADLAQGIEESGIARRPLVRNTLLGALGFVGLPAVVALTDLGPVATPSLRRKTLETTFWKADTRIVVDVSGRWLKPSDLEVGTLLNAEPQGLVHAFDPRATAEEREEIEQTFVHGAALQAAKTKAAVVVARMETKDLSDATAEWGHEGIVVYSKICTHVGCPISLWEQQTHHLLCPCHQSTFDLADKGRVVFGPAARALPQLPISVDDEGYLVATSDFKEPVGPSYWERDSK; encoded by the coding sequence ATCGCGAACCCGGGTCTCCCGGCGCACCTTCCGCGACCGACCGATGTCGACCCCGGCGCCGAGCGACGCGCTGAGCGCCAGGTCGCCGCGATGTTCCTGCTCTCGATGCTGTCCGCCGTCCTGTTCGTCGTGTCGTACTACACGTTCGACATCAAGGACGAGCACGACACCTTCATGGGTCTGGGGTCCTCGACGCTCTTCCTCGGCCTGACGCTCGGCTTCGCGCTGTTGCTGATCGGCGTCGGCGTCATCCACTGGGCCCGCAAGCTCATGGGTGACCACGAGATCTCCGAGCTCCGCCACCCGGCCGCCTCCTCCGAGGAGGACCGCGCCCAGGTCCTCGCCGACCTGGCGCAGGGCATCGAGGAGTCGGGCATCGCCCGCCGTCCCCTGGTCCGCAACACGCTGCTCGGTGCACTCGGCTTCGTCGGCCTGCCCGCCGTCGTCGCGCTGACCGACCTCGGTCCTGTCGCCACCCCGTCACTGCGCCGCAAGACGCTGGAGACGACCTTCTGGAAGGCTGACACCCGCATCGTCGTCGACGTGAGCGGCCGTTGGCTCAAGCCGTCGGACCTGGAGGTCGGCACGCTCCTGAACGCCGAGCCCCAGGGCCTCGTGCACGCGTTCGACCCCCGCGCCACCGCTGAGGAGCGCGAGGAGATCGAGCAGACCTTCGTCCACGGCGCTGCGCTGCAGGCCGCCAAGACCAAGGCCGCCGTCGTCGTGGCACGCATGGAGACGAAGGACCTCTCCGACGCGACCGCCGAGTGGGGCCACGAAGGCATCGTCGTCTACTCGAAGATCTGCACCCACGTGGGTTGCCCGATCTCCCTGTGGGAGCAGCAGACGCACCACCTGCTCTGCCCCTGCCACCAGTCCACGTTCGACCTGGCCGACAAGGGCCGCGTCGTCTTCGGCCCGGCCGCGCGTGCGCTGCCGCAGCTGCCGATCTCGGTCGACGACGAGGGCTACCTCGTCGCGACCAGCGACTTCAAGGAACCCGTGGGCCCGAGCTACTGGGAGCGTGACTCCAAATGA
- a CDS encoding cytochrome b, which yields MTDDVAKTNGTNPAQSKAAAKGAAAVKWADDRLGLASSNKKMIRKVFPDHWSFMLGEIALWSFVVLLVTGVFLTFWFVPSMAEIQYQGSYDQLRGVEMSQAYATSLDISFDVRGGLLLRQMHHWAAMLFIAAMLIHMMRVFVTGAFRKPREVNWLIGGVLILLGVVEGFAGYSLPDDLLSGTGLRIADGLIKATPLVGTYMSFFMFDGEFPGEAIIPRLYTVHVLLIPGLLLALIAAHMLLIVYHKHTQWAGPGKTEENVVGYPMMPVYAAKAGGFFFIVFGVTALMGGLLSINPIWKYGPYDPSKVTAGSQPDWYMGIAEGLLRIMPGWETHLFGTTLSWNIFLPGQVAPMALLALILAWPFLEAWVTGDKREHHLLDRPRNAPTRTAFLAAMVTVYGLLWAAGGNDIIATQFHMNMEHITWFMRAAVFVVPVIVFMIAKRWCIALQRHDNETLLHGYETGIIMRSAEGGYSERHLPISEEKAFALTARERDEVLPPASKTDADGVADKGYRVQELRSKLSSFMYADNVQKPTAAELEEGHHHAEHEHELEAGLDHAADGHQFDGHHSVSDETLRH from the coding sequence ATGACCGATGACGTCGCCAAGACCAACGGCACGAACCCCGCGCAGTCCAAGGCAGCCGCCAAGGGTGCCGCGGCTGTGAAGTGGGCCGACGACCGGCTCGGTCTCGCCTCCTCGAACAAGAAGATGATCCGCAAGGTCTTCCCGGACCACTGGAGCTTCATGCTCGGCGAGATCGCCCTGTGGAGCTTCGTCGTACTTCTCGTCACCGGTGTCTTCCTGACCTTCTGGTTCGTCCCCTCGATGGCGGAGATCCAGTACCAGGGCTCCTACGACCAGCTCCGCGGCGTCGAGATGTCGCAGGCCTACGCGACCTCGCTGGACATCTCCTTCGACGTCCGTGGCGGTCTCCTGCTCCGCCAGATGCACCACTGGGCCGCGATGCTGTTCATCGCCGCGATGCTCATCCACATGATGCGTGTCTTCGTCACCGGCGCGTTCCGCAAGCCGCGTGAGGTCAACTGGCTCATCGGTGGCGTGCTGATCCTGCTCGGTGTGGTCGAGGGCTTCGCGGGCTACTCGCTCCCCGACGACCTGCTGTCCGGCACGGGTCTCCGCATCGCAGACGGCTTGATCAAGGCCACTCCGCTCGTGGGCACCTACATGTCGTTCTTCATGTTCGACGGCGAGTTCCCCGGCGAGGCGATCATCCCCCGCCTGTACACCGTCCACGTGCTGCTGATCCCCGGTCTGCTGCTCGCGCTCATCGCGGCGCACATGCTGCTGATCGTCTACCACAAGCACACCCAGTGGGCGGGCCCCGGCAAGACCGAGGAGAACGTCGTCGGCTACCCGATGATGCCCGTGTACGCCGCCAAGGCCGGTGGCTTCTTCTTCATCGTCTTCGGCGTCACCGCGCTCATGGGTGGCCTGCTGTCGATCAACCCGATCTGGAAGTACGGCCCCTACGACCCGTCCAAGGTCACCGCAGGCTCGCAGCCTGACTGGTACATGGGCATCGCCGAGGGACTCCTCCGGATCATGCCGGGCTGGGAGACGCACCTGTTCGGCACCACCCTGTCGTGGAACATCTTCCTTCCCGGCCAGGTCGCTCCGATGGCACTGCTCGCGCTGATCCTGGCGTGGCCGTTCCTCGAGGCCTGGGTCACCGGCGACAAGCGCGAGCACCACCTGCTCGACCGCCCGCGCAACGCCCCGACCCGCACGGCGTTCCTCGCCGCGATGGTGACCGTCTACGGCCTGCTCTGGGCCGCGGGCGGCAACGACATCATCGCCACGCAGTTCCACATGAACATGGAGCACATCACGTGGTTCATGCGTGCGGCTGTCTTCGTGGTCCCGGTGATCGTCTTCATGATCGCCAAGCGTTGGTGCATCGCGCTGCAGCGTCACGACAACGAGACCCTGCTGCACGGCTACGAGACCGGCATCATCATGCGCTCCGCCGAGGGTGGCTACTCCGAGCGGCACCTGCCGATCAGCGAGGAGAAGGCCTTCGCTCTCACCGCCCGTGAGCGCGACGAGGTCCTGCCCCCCGCCAGCAAGACCGACGCTGACGGTGTTGCCGACAAGGGCTATCGGGTCCAGGAGCTGCGCTCCAAGCTGTCGTCGTTCATGTACGCCGACAACGTGCAGAAGCCGACCGCGGCGGAGCTCGAAGAGGGCCACCACCACGCCGAGCACGAGCACGAGCTCGAGGCGGGTCTCGACCACGCGGCCGATGGCCACCAGTTCGACGGCCACCACTCGGTGTCCGACGAGACCCTGCGCCACTGA